The stretch of DNA TTGTTGCTCCTGAAAGCCTGTCCTCTCTAGTTGAGGGAACCCCAAGTATCAGGAAGGACGCACAGAAGTAAGTTTGTATTCTTTTTGAATTtgatacacatatacatatagcCGCGAAAACTCATGTGTTTTTTGAATTGGGTGTAAATGATATGACAGGTTTATTCAGCTTCGAGATGACTACAAGAGTGAAAAGCTTGCCTCTAAACTGGGCTCCATCTTTGGCTAAGGCACTATTACTGACAACTCAAACTGCTTCACTGTCGCCAGCCATTATgctaaaacattatataatatatagattaCAATTATTGTTGGAATGACTATTGGCAGCTTAGCTTAGTTTAGGTGGAATGACTGTCTCCATAACTGTGTAGCCAATTGGGGGTTGTTggaaagtaaatttttttaccTAAGCAGTTTAGGGtttgtttggtaacccgtaaaataaCTTTTTGAGTGTCTAGTAGcatctggaaaatgttttccattgaccaaggaaaatcaactcatttttccgaaaaatgacttacgaaattttcattttccaaaatCGTCAGTTCGCATGTTTTTTGCCAAAACCAACCCATTTTGCCGCCCGGAAACTAGAAACCAGAGCAGTTTGacctttgtgttttttttttctcttttcttttataataaatttactattttatatatttttatattttaaataaaataataaaaatatataattatccctaatccaaccaaacacacaaagatagttttccctaatccaaccaaacactgaaaagaaaaatgcttttcgaaaaataactcatttttcagaagtcattttttctGCTTTCAAAACAGACCCTTAAGTGATAATATCAATGGTTGCATCTAAGAAACAAATAATCATTTAACAAAGAACAGGTGGGTGATGTTTATTGTTCATCTTCACATCTTCTTCCTCCCTATGAAacagcaataataataatacaagaaagaaatataattactaCTACTAGTATACTCTCAATGAGTTCCTGTTTTTTGGCCGTATTCCTCCTACCTTACCTTTAGAGAGCTTTAGAGAGAGGCTGTTCAATCAATCCAGTTTGACAGAAGAGAACAAGTAATGCACAAACCAGAAGGAGGATATGAAGCCAACTGTACCAGTTGCAAGCATGATTGCCAGAACCATGAAAAGAGAATACCCTAGGTAAAGGGTAGCAGAAACAGGTCCGCTCAAGCTCTTCAGGTCAAACACCAGATAGTTAACAGAGTATAGGAAAATGTACATGGCAACAGATCCAGAAGCAAAGAAGGACTTCCACCACCACTGCCAGTCCTCCACACAGAGGTGCATGTACGTCAAAACAAGCGACACCTCAGCACACACCACCACCAGTAGGATCATAACAATCAGCAGAAATCCAAACACATAGTATACGCGCCCCATCCACAGACTCGACATGATAAAGAAGAGCTCAATGAAAAGTGTGCCGAAAGGTAGGGTACCAGCACCAAGGACTAATAGCCAAGATGGATATTTTTGAGCAGGAATTTCACGTGGGATTTGGTTCGTTCTCACTGGATACTCAATGTGAGGTGCCTTTGCCCCAAGGTATCCTCCAACCAGAGTAAGGGGAACGGAGATGCAGAACCATAGCAGAATGAGAACAACAAACAGGGAGAATGGAATGGCTCCTGTACTTTGACTACCCCACAATAAGAAATTTAAAGTAGTGAGTATAAGGAATGAAATACCAGGGAAGAAACAGGCAGCTTTCCATGAAACCGAAACCCAGCCCTTGTGATCACCGCAAAAGATTGTCCTCCAAAGACGAACAGCAACATAGCCAGCTGCAACACCAAGAATCATGTAGATAAACAGCATACCCGTAATCAATGTTCCACGCGAAGCTGGGGACATGAATCCAAGAGCAGCAAACAGAATAGTTGCCACTCCCATTCCTAGGATCTGAACTCCATCTCCAACCATCACACACAACAATGCTGGATTGCTTGGTGCTCGAAACACATCAGCAACAACAAGTTTCCACCCTGATAACTCCTCATTCATCTGGGCTTGGGCCTCTTTGTCAAGCTCCTCATACCTTGTGAGATCCCGTCTAACAGTCCTCAAGAAGATCACAAGCACGATTCCAGCTAAGAAAGTAATAACCATGAGAGAGTTGAGAATAGAGAACCAGTGCACCTTTGCCCCCTCCATCTTCAAATATGCATCCCACCTCGATGGCCACTTGATATCACTCTCAACAAAATTGACCTCATAGGAAAAGGCCACAGGTTCATTTTCTTTAATAGCCATTCCAACTGTAGTAGGGTCACACTTAATCGGAGATGGGTATTTACCATACATCTTCAAGTTCTTCAATGACTCGGCATTGTGCTGGAAACTACAAGGGACAACCTCAAACCCAACAACCATATACCCTGGTGCCCCAGATCCAGTTTTGCCAACTGTAGGGATCACCTCAGCTGCATCCCCAGTACCCATCACACTAGCCATATTAGTCTCCTCGTACTTATGAACAAGAACAGTAAACCTCAAGTGGTTAAACACATAATACGAATCTTGAACCTTAATCCCAATGGGGTAACCAGTCCACCTCAAGAAAAACCCCTCCTTTGGAGTATACCTAATTGCAGGTAAATTATCAAGGATCAAGTTCACCTGATACATCTCATCAATCCTCTTCTTGAACAGCTTAAACTCCTCCCCAGACAATGGCTTTGACTGACACAGGAAAATCTGAGTTTCATTTCTGTACATCTTAAACTTATAAGGTGAGTTCTCAATCCTGTCCCCCATAAGGAGCTCACCAAGATTTTCAGCACTGTCCTTGATGCCCTCTTGTGGCTCACAGAAGGGCAAACTATAGTAACTAAAAGGCATCTCAGTGTCAATTGAAGTCAGTGAATTGACCTTCACATTCAACATATCCCCAACCCCATATTTGTGTGGGTAACTGCCCGGCAGATAAAACCCATGACCCAATCCCCACACCAAGCACATAAATAAAACCCAGATCTTAAACTTCTCCAAAAACCCCATTTTGTGTTGGTTGGTTAATCAGATCTGGCTGACCTAGATAAAGAAAACCAAAGTACAATGTCAAGAATTATGCGGTttgcttttcaaaaaaaaaaagaagaattatgCGGTTTCAAAGTGGGCGGTTTCAAAGAGGGCACATCAAGATCCAATCAATATAAGGAAGATGTTACAAATGTAAGACGAGATGATAACAGAGTTTCAGTTGAAAATGGCATTGAAGGAAAGATAAAGAGAAACATTAAACGGAAAGTTATAGATGATACACATGTGTAGGCAACAGAATTCTGATATCATCCCACCCAGCCAATTGGTGGTTGTTggaaagtaaatttttttaccTCTATAAAAGAAAGCAGTTTAAGTAATAATATCAAGGGAATTGAAGGCTAAAATAAACACAATGGTTGCATCTAAGAAACAAATAATCATTTAACAAAAGAACAGGTGGGTGATGTTTATTGTTCATCTTCACATCTTCTTCCTCCCTAtgaaacaacaatataataacaatacaagaaagaaatataattactaCTACTGGTATACTCTCAATGATATTCTGTCtggcataataataatacaagaaagaaataataataataataataataataataataataataatacaagaaAGAAAATCTTGGTGAGCTCCTTATGGGGGACAGGATTGAGAGCTCACCAAGATTTTCAGCACTGTCCTTAATGCCCTCTTGTGGCTTACAGAAGGGCAAATTATAGTAACTAAAAGGCATCTCAGTGTCAATTGAAGTCAATGAATTGACCTTCACATTCAACAAATCCCCAACCCCATATTTGTGAGGGTAACTGCCCGGCAGATAAAACCCATGACCCAATACCCACACCAAGCACATAAATAAAACCCAGATCTTAAACTTCTCCAAAAACCCCATTTTGATCAGATCTGGCTGACCTAGATCAAGAAAACCAAAGTACAATGTCAAGAATTATGCGGGTTTCAAAGAGGGCACATCAAGATCCAATCAATATAAGGAAGATGTTACGAATGTAAGACGAGATGGTTACAGAGTTTCAGTTGAAAATGACATTGAAAGAAGATAAAGAGAAACATTAAACGGAAAGTTATAGATCTAATCTAACTCACCTCCAGGCTACAGCAGAAGGGAAAAAAACGCGGCACTGCAACAGTAGATTTAGAGAGAGaatgagaagagaagagaagagaagagcaGAGGactagaaagaaagaaagtcaTCACTCCTACATTTTATACCAATTCTTTCCGTGACCGTCGGTGTGAGATCTTGATGACACTCGCTGAAACGTTAAACTGAATGACTATTATGCCCCTCACAGAATCTATCTCTTGTACACTTGAATCCATTttcgttttttgttttgttttttaataaagaaaaatctATGTAACAGTACAGCTGAAGTCAATTTCATTtccttgttttgtttttatgaaaTCATACCTAAATACTAAGCCTCTAATATTCATGCGATTGGGCCGTAAGAGGTGCCCTGAGCCCAATACTCACATGTTTTTTATACTAAGTCCAATATCAATCATTTTTCtatggatcatgatccacacaattgtATAgatggaccataaataaaaagtaaactatttgtgtatgtaaaatacattatttgactactggaattatattattttctatgctatcaaataatgtacttttaatatattaaaaatgtaccttgtaCTCATTATCCGTATAAAAATTTTCCGTCCAATATTCAATGCGAATTGGGCCGATCAAGGTTTTCCTAAGCCTAATACTCACAAGTGTTTGATTCTAAGTCCAATATTCAATGACAATTGGGCCGAAAGAGGTTGTTCTAAGCCCAATACTCACAAGTGTTTGATTCTAAGTCCAATATTCAATGACAATTGGGCCGAAAGAGGTTGTTCTAAGCCCAATACTCACAAGTGTTTGATACTAAGTCCAATATCCAAACAAATTGGGCTGAAAGAGGGATTCTAAGCCCAATACTCACAAGTGTTTGATACTAAGTCCAATATCCAAACAAATTGGGCTGAAAGAGGGATTCTAAGCCCAATACTCACAAGTGTTTGATACTAAGTCCAATATCCAAACAAATTGGGCTGAAAGAGGTATTCTAAGCCCAATACTCACAAGTGTTTGATACTAAGTCCAATATCCAAAAAAATTGGGCTGAAAGAGGTATTCTAAGCCCAATACTCACAAGTGTTTGATTCTAAGTCCAATATTCAATGACAATTGGGCCGAAAGAGGTTGTTCTAAGCCCAATACTCACAAGTGTTTGATTCTAAGTCTAATATTCATGCGAATTGGGCCGAAAGAGGTGCTGTAAGCCCAATACACACGGGTGTTTGAAACTAAGTCCAATATTCAATGAAAATTGGGCCAAAAGAGGTATTCTAAGCCCAAGACTCACAAGTGTTTGATCCTAAGTCCAATATTCAATGCGAATTGGGGCTGGAAGAGGTATTCTAAGCCCAATACTCACAAGTGTTTGATACTAAGTCCAATATCCAAACAAATTGGGCTGAAAGAGGTATTCTAAGCCCAATACTCACAAGTGTTTGATTTTTTAGTCGAATATCGAATGCGAATTGAGCTGAAAGAGGCATTCTAAGCCCAATACTCATAAGTGTTTGATTCTTAAGTCCAATACCCAATGCCAATTGGGCTGAAAGAGGCACTATAAGCCCAATTCTCACAAGTGTTTGATTCTAAGTCCAATATCCAATGCGAATTGGGCTAAAAGAGGTAATCTAAGCCCAATAGTCACAAGCCCACATTCAATGTGAATTCGGGGGTTTGATTATAAGGCCCTAACTAGGCTAGCTAGCATTTTAACTTAGTTGATTGAGGTGAAGAGGGTGAGTGTGTACATGAGACTTTACGTTTGTTTTTGAagcaaaatcaaatattttagaaATGTACACAGCTCAGCAATATTCATAACATGTATgctatattttttcaatttaaatttattttattggcAACATAGGATGAGTAGTATTGTTTACAAACTATTACAAGGgatatatactttttaaaatattaaaatttgtaaaacagaggaaaaaaattaaaattaaagagaCTTAGGTACAGTAGGTAAGAAATTTGCGTGATTTGCAAAAATTTGGGATAAAAAGCTCAATCAACAATTTCAACACGTCTGGAAAAAACATCATTCATTTTATTCATTGCTAACCTCTGCACTCTTTCGTGTAATACAATAATAGTTGTAGGTATTGAATTGTGTTTTCTTTAATTAGGTACAGTTAGctaataatgtttttatttgttAGATCCCATGTGTTAAAAGCAGAAATTTGACAAGTACGTCGTGGTCGAATATTAGTGAATAtgaaatatgatttaatttttagtatatgaTTTAATAGAGGCTTGTGAGTTGTGATGAAGCGCGTTTATGATGGTTTTGAGCATTTCCAGCGCAGCGCAAGGCAAAGTGGTGTTCAGGGAATATAATTGAATAGTCAAAGTAGTAGCTCATCTCTGCTCAGCTAGCTTAAGAATATAAATGGGGACACTCCCAACAAATAACACTTGTCTTAAGAATATAAATGGGCCGGGGACACTCCCAACAAATAACACCTGTCTTTCCATTCCCAAAAATGACGCAATTCTTTTTGAATCACATGGAAGTTTGTAATCCCTACTTAAAAGTGTGttttaattagattaaataTGCTTTGCGACTTTAGTTAGGAACTGATCATAAAGAGGTAACTAGTATAGTTTGTCCATAACTAatcaactcaaaccaagaataGTAATAGGTAGTGATGGGTGATAGAAAGATAGACGATCGAAAGCAGAAGACGATGGTTAAAAGAAGAGGGTAGAGGCAGATTCAAGAGATGGTTGAAAGAAGGGCCAGGTCGAGCGATGGGCGGTTCAATTGATCGAAGGTTGGCTAGCTTATAGGGGTGAATGAATGGAAGAGATTACAAGAAGAGGACAAGATGGTCAGAACGATGGCCGGTCGACGACCAATGGTCACTCGATGGCCAGCGGGATAAACACAAGATGTTTCGTTGCAATTGAGTTAAGATCTCAAGAATTACACCAAGTATATATCGAGCCAAGGAAGTCAAAGTAGGAGGAGTTAGACTCGACTAGTAGTCCCGTCTGAGTCCTGGTGGAAGGTATGCGAGAATCAACCAAAGGCTCGTCCTTGACAAGCCTGGTGAAGGTCATGCAGACCAAGCGGTCGGAGCCACGAAGAGCTGGAATGAAGCAAAATAGGAAGCTTCCTAAGGTGGTGGAAATCAGGCGCAGATCCCTTAGCGCGTGATAAGGAAAGTAGATCAAAGTAGTTTAGGAAACTCTTCCAAATGTAATAAGAAAAGAAATCTCAAGCATTTATGATAGTTTAAGTTGCCATGTAGAGGTTAACCCCctctttgtataaataggggcaTTGGACCTTGAAAAAGGTTAAGcaattttataatacaagaaCGACCGAAACGCTGCTTCTAATACATCACAATACTTAAACTATTTTTCGGTAGTGTTTGCCTGCCATTTGACTATTACATGGTTGGTAAAACCAACATGTAGTTTATAAAGggattcaatttttattttgagtgaAAAAAATGTTTTAGAGGATGAGGAAAACTTGTTATCACTATTTAAGCGTATATTAAACAAACCTCGCTCTTGTGTATAGTAGTACATAAACCATACGTAAGAAATAAATTGCACTAGAAAGATCTTGTACGATGAACTCAATCGAGTAAAAATTGACAAATCGCATTCGTTAAGATGTTTTGGACATTatgaattaatataaaatgGTTGTTGaagttaaatgacaaaaatttggAACTTTTTATAAAGTTGATCgaatatttaaaatgaaaagaagaaatcaaagtcATCCATCATATCGTGAGTTCGTGACTAGCAATATTAGTATGTACTCCgtataaattaagaaataaaatgcaaaataaACTAAATTAAGTTATGTATCGCAGAGAAATCTGCAGTCAATAGTAATACATATTACATAACCTAGGTAGCGGTAAAAACAGCGGGAATGCCGCGTATGGCGGCGACATATGAGTTAAGATGCCAATAAATAGAATAGTACTAGGAGGAGAGGAGTTAGAGTAGAATACAACAACCCaaccttttttttatttctttatttctttagcTTTCTTCCATAGCTAGCTTcccctttttatttattacgcctctcatttctccattttcttctctCCCATCCCATCTCCGATCTCTCCTCCTcagccctttttttttttttttttcctccgtTTAACAAAATTCACAATACTGGAGatcatatattgatatatatatatatatatatatcgtgtTGAAGCGCGTGCGCACGCACGGCCAGcgctatatatatagaaatgaacGCCGGAGCGGCCGGCGATGGGTTACTTCGGGGTATGTTCGAGGGGAGTATTTCCGGGCACGACACCGGCATCCAACGCCGCCCCTACCACAAAAACTGCGGCTGCGCGTTGCACAAATCGCGTGGCCATTGCCACCATTCCCCCAAGCACGCGCACGTTTCGTACCCCATCCGCCGATCCTGGAGCGACGGTTGTCTAGCTttggccgccgccgccgccgcaaccACCGCCTCCAACTCGCCGTCCCCCTGTTGCTCTCCCACCGCTGCCGTGGCCTCCGCCAATGACAGTATCGCGCGTAAGAGACACAGCTCCATGATATTCTCGATTGATGAAGAAGACGACGGGGACAACAAATAGGATCCGGCGAGGTTTGAGCTGAGGCATATATATGTGTAACTTTAATTTTCTTGaattaatttgtttcttttcctttaattccagaattattatttgatttcgATAATAGCGCAGCATTCAATTCGTTGAATGTAACAAATTAAACAGCTAgcgttaattttaattaattgatttaattctGTACCATGCGTGTTAATTAATCCTAAATCATCATACATCCATATATTTCGATTCCTTAAATTATACTACATTTTCCCTTGCTGCTTGGTGAGACTCATTGAATTGTCTGTCCGGTAGGGACCTCCAAAATGGGAAGAGAGATCGAATTGAATTAATGCAAAATATTTCATTTCGATTAATAGGAGCGATGGATATTGACCTGGTAGTctcattcaaataacccaataaatatagaataataaaaaatgaagacAAGGATAATGGATGTAGAACAAGTATGTTGGTCATGGAGACTTAATCCTATTGAGACATGTCAAGCTATTACAAGAGGGTCCAGTGTGATGTCTTAACGAGACAATTTAGCAAGAATTTATATTACTTTGTTCAATTTATAACTTCCTGCGAAAGGGTGGAAAGGTTACAACCGCCTTGCTCAGCCGAGCATTGAGCAATGCTCGGTCTAGATGACCGAGTGCTGGATCGG from Ipomoea triloba cultivar NCNSP0323 chromosome 7, ASM357664v1 encodes:
- the LOC116025250 gene encoding transmembrane 9 superfamily member 11, whose protein sequence is MGFLEKFKIWVLFMCLVWGLGHGFYLPGSYPHKYGVGDMLNVKVNSLTSIDTEMPFSYYSLPFCEPQEGIKDSAENLGELLMGDRIENSPYKFKMYRNETQIFLCQSKPLSGEEFKLFKKRIDEMYQVNLILDNLPAIRYTPKEGFFLRWTGYPIGIKVQDSYYVFNHLRFTVLVHKYEETNMASVMGTGDAAEVIPTVGKTGSGAPGYMVVGFEVVPCSFQHNAESLKNLKMYGKYPSPIKCDPTTVGMAIKENEPVAFSYEVNFVESDIKWPSRWDAYLKMEGAKVHWFSILNSLMVITFLAGIVLVIFLRTVRRDLTRYEELDKEAQAQMNEELSGWKLVVADVFRAPSNPALLCVMVGDGVQILGMGVATILFAALGFMSPASRGTLITGMLFIYMILGVAAGYVAVRLWRTIFCGDHKGWVSVSWKAACFFPGISFLILTTLNFLLWGSQSTGAIPFSLFVVLILLWFCISVPLTLVGGYLGAKAPHIEYPVRTNQIPREIPAQKYPSWLLVLGAGTLPFGTLFIELFFIMSSLWMGRVYYVFGFLLIVMILLVVVCAEVSLVLTYMHLCVEDWQWWWKSFFASGSVAMYIFLYSVNYLVFDLKSLSGPVSATLYLGYSLFMVLAIMLATGTVGFISSFWFVHYLFSSVKLD